A genomic window from Tenebrio molitor chromosome X, icTenMoli1.1, whole genome shotgun sequence includes:
- the Klp31E gene encoding kinesin-like protein KIF21A isoform X1 gives MDQDDTTVRVAVRIRPQTPREIIDMCDICTSVTPGEPQVILGNDKSFSYDYVFDTDANQDVVYETCVASLVDSSLEGYNATVLAYGQTGSGKTYTMGSGFDVEIQQGQVGIIPRAIHHLFDAIHNRINKAQETGVMAPEFKVTAQFMELYNEDVIDLLNPSCSKDRIFKIHGDAYGGIQVTGITFQTVTSTEEALQCLRSGALSRTTASTQMNIQSSRSHAIFTLHVKQQRIVPSNDNTETNEFETLTAKFHFVDLAGSERLKRTGATGERAKEGISINCGLLALGNVISALGDKSKRALHIPYRDSKLTRLLQDSLGGNSQTVMIACVSPSDRDFMETLNTLRYANRARNIKNKIFINQDKSSKTIAQLKQQIAQLQLELVEYKQGKRMVKEDGTVMINDMFYENNMLQSEVNNLRTRVKAMQDTIDALKLKNTNLLTEKATGAWISSGSDNDVACMVQAYLKEIEELTAKLMESNSICEQLRKQVNRLQGSYQQNISAIHFDENLTLIQEAKKELQREKEILEKIQNSSEIENYNEIDSDNDFDSESENKDDQTEMKDELITLTNDIDMKQKLIDELELTQRRLQTMRHHYEEKLVQLQVRIKNTQEERDKVLHSYSASPEPSDKIKKIKDEYTKKLSDMQKEMKKLQAAKKEHEQLLRSQSQRDNQLKSYKNELLEMKRAKVKLINKMKEESQKHKESELRRVREIAQLRKETRKNANMIRTMEAERRLKDQVLKRKQEEVSVLRRNQRGHFTSSGRIRAFSERSAKQKWFKVESSINNIALSKRGLVEQEVRMEHFLEKREALGQELEMLKESRGQAIERNEDLAQLDGYIEDIKENINYVQKTISEIQHNVIAFEEAQDTNESAHLQNIIDTVCDINEAKYLIQKLYNMILSQSHTVAQKDAKLKHSEATVAEIKQDNQVKGQLLDHILHNEMPIFPKELTTSISSNTNTSSNASSRSASPIDMQLSTSDAQVRANYLKIRRRTALPSELLFGMRNQQPIMTQSLDANTLHVPSGSFPATRFSSSECRLNL, from the exons GTATAACGCAACTGTATTGGCGTATGGTCAAACGGGCTCGGGGAAAACGTACACCATGGGCTCAGGATTTGATGTTGAGATACAACAAGGACAAGTTGGAATTATTCCCCGAGCTATCCATCATCTCTTCGATGCCATCCACAACCGAATAAATAAAGCTCAAGAAACCGGAGTAATGGCACCTGAATTTAAAGTGACAGCACAGTTTATGGAATTATATAATGAAGATGTAATCGATCTGTTAAATCCTTCCTGTAGTAAA GATAGAATTTTTAAGATTCACGGGGACGCATATGGAGGCATCCAAGTGACGGGTATAACATTTCAGACCGTAACTTCGACTGAAGAAGCATTGCAATGTTTACGGTCGGGGGCCCTTTCTAGGACAACGGCAAGCACCCAAATGAACATCCAGTCTTCCAGATCTCATGCAATTTTTACGTTACACGTAAAACAACAACGAATTGTGCCTTCGAATGATAACACCGAGACAAACGAATTTGAAACACTCACAGCGAAATTTCACTTTGTCGATTTGGCGGGTTCTGAACGACTTAAAAGGACCGGTGCTACAGGAGAACGGGCTAAAGAAGGAATCTCTATTAATTGTGGTTTGTTAGCTTTGGGTAATGTAATATCAGCTCTGGGGGATAAATCAAAAAGAGCGCTACATATTCCTTATAGAGATTCTAAATTAACTCGATTATTACAAGATAGTCTTGGGGGTAACAGTCAAACTGTGATGATCGCTTGTGTAAGTCCGAGTGATAGGGATTTTATGGAAACTTTAAACACGTTAAGATATGCCAACAGAGCAagaaatatcaaaaataaaatatttattaatcaaGATAAGAGTTCCAAGACTATTGCACagttaaaacaacaaatagcGCAGTTACAGTTAGAGTTGGTCGAGTACAAACAAGGCAAACGCATGGTCAAGGAGGATGGTACTGTGATGATTAATGACatgttttatgaaaataacatGCTCCAAAGTGAAGTCAATAATCTCAGGACTCGAGTCAAAGCCATGCAAGATACAATCGACGCCTTAAAGCTGAAAAACACCAATCTTTTGACAGAAAAAGCTACAGGAGCGTGGATTAGCAGCGGAAGCGATAATGATGTTGCGTGCATGGTTCAAGCTTATCTTAAAGAAATCGAAGAGCTCACTGCAAAATTGATGGAGTCGAATAGCATATGCGAACAGTTGCGTAAACAAGTGAACAGACTGCAGGGATCGTACCAACAGAATATCTCGGCGATTCACTTTGACGAAAATTTAACACTAATTCAAGAAGCCAAGAAGGAACTGCAACGCGAAAAAGagattttagagaaaattcaGAACTCATCAGAAATTGAGAATTACAATGAAATTGATAGTGATAACGACTTCGACAGTGAAAGTGAAAATAAAGACGATCAAACGGAAATGAAAGACGAACTGATCACTCTCACCAACGATATCGATATGAAACAAAAACTGATCGATGAATTAGAATTAACACAAAGGCGGCTGCAAACGATGCGGCACCATTACGAAGAAAAACTGGTTCAGCTACAAGTGCGAATCAAAAACACCCAAGAAGAACGCGACAAAGTGTTGCACTCTTACAGTGCTAGTCCAGAGCCGTCggataaaataaagaaaatcaaagacgAGTACACGAAAAAATTGTCAGATATGCAGAAAGAGATGAAGAAACTGCAGGCGGCTAAAAAGGAGCACGAACAACTGCTGAGAAGTCAGAGTCAACGAGACAACCAGCTGAAATCATACAAGAACGAGTTACTTGAGATGAAGAGAGCCAAAGTGAAACTTATCAATAAAATGAAAGAGGAATcccaaaaacacaaagaatCGGAGTTGCGTAGAGTACGAGAAATAGCGCAATTAAGGAAAGAGACTCGGAAGAATGCGAACATGATTAGAACGATGGAAGCCGAGCGAAGACTGAAAGATCAAGTGTTGAAACGCAAACAAGAGGAGGTGTCTGTCTTGAGGAGAAATCAAAGAGGTCACTTTACATCTTCGGGACGTATTCGAGCTTTTTCAGAACGAAGTGCCAAGCAGAAGTGGTTCAAGGTGGAAAGTTCTATCAACAATATTGCTTTGAGTAAGAGGGGTCTGGTCGAACAAGAAGTACGAATGGAGCATTTCCTCGAGAAACGAGAAGCTTTGGGTCAGGAATTGGAAATGTTGAAAGAATCGAGGGGACAAGCAATTGAGAGGAACGAAGACCTCGCGCAGTTAGATGGTTATATCGAAGATATAAaggaaaatattaattatgtacaaaaaactATTAGTGAGATCCAACACAATGTGATTGCATTTGAAGAGGCGCAAGATACTAACGAAAGTGCCCACttacaaaacattatagataCAGTATGTGATATAAATGAAGCCAAATATCTTATTCAAAAGTTGTACAACATGATACTAAGTCAAAGTCATACGGTTGCGCAAAAAGATGCCAAGTTAAAACACAGTGAAGCAACAGTCGCTGAA ATAAAACAAGATAATCAGGTGAAAGGCCAGCTGCTTGATCATATTCTTCACAACGAAATGCCAATATTCCCGAAAGAGTTGACGACTAGCATATCGAGCAACACCAACACTAGTTCCAACGCGTCATCCAGATCGGCCTCACCCATTGATATGCA actgTCCACGTCCGACGCTCAGGTCCGAGCgaattacttaaaaattaGAAGGCGAACTGCTTTACCATCTGAGTTGCTTTTTGGCATGCGAAACCAACAGCCTATCATGACGCAGTCGTTAGATGCAAATACATTACACGTTCCAAGTGGGTCCTTTCCGGCAACACGATTCAGTTCTTCAGAGTGTAG GTTGAATTTATGA
- the Klp31E gene encoding kinesin-like protein KIF21A isoform X2 yields MDQDDTTVRVAVRIRPQTPREIIDMCDICTSVTPGEPQVILGNDKSFSYDYVFDTDANQDVVYETCVASLVDSSLEGYNATVLAYGQTGSGKTYTMGSGFDVEIQQGQVGIIPRAIHHLFDAIHNRINKAQETGVMAPEFKVTAQFMELYNEDVIDLLNPSCSKDRIFKIHGDAYGGIQVTGITFQTVTSTEEALQCLRSGALSRTTASTQMNIQSSRSHAIFTLHVKQQRIVPSNDNTETNEFETLTAKFHFVDLAGSERLKRTGATGERAKEGISINCGLLALGNVISALGDKSKRALHIPYRDSKLTRLLQDSLGGNSQTVMIACVSPSDRDFMETLNTLRYANRARNIKNKIFINQDKSSKTIAQLKQQIAQLQLELVEYKQGKRMVKEDGTVMINDMFYENNMLQSEVNNLRTRVKAMQDTIDALKLKNTNLLTEKATGAWISSGSDNDVACMVQAYLKEIEELTAKLMESNSICEQLRKQVNRLQGSYQQNISAIHFDENLTLIQEAKKELQREKEILEKIQNSSEIENYNEIDSDNDFDSESENKDDQTEMKDELITLTNDIDMKQKLIDELELTQRRLQTMRHHYEEKLVQLQVRIKNTQEERDKVLHSYSASPEPSDKIKKIKDEYTKKLSDMQKEMKKLQAAKKEHEQLLRSQSQRDNQLKSYKNELLEMKRAKVKLINKMKEESQKHKESELRRVREIAQLRKETRKNANMIRTMEAERRLKDQVLKRKQEEVSVLRRNQRGHFTSSGRIRAFSERSAKQKWFKVESSINNIALSKRGLVEQEVRMEHFLEKREALGQELEMLKESRGQAIERNEDLAQLDGYIEDIKENINYVQKTISEIQHNVIAFEEAQDTNESAHLQNIIDTVCDINEAKYLIQKLYNMILSQSHTVAQKDAKLKHSEATVAEIKQDNQVKGQLLDHILHNEMPIFPKELTTSISSNTNTSSNASSRSASPIDMQLSTSDAQVRANYLKIRRRTALPSELLFGMRNQQPIMTQSLDANTLHVPSGSFPATRFSSSEC; encoded by the exons GTATAACGCAACTGTATTGGCGTATGGTCAAACGGGCTCGGGGAAAACGTACACCATGGGCTCAGGATTTGATGTTGAGATACAACAAGGACAAGTTGGAATTATTCCCCGAGCTATCCATCATCTCTTCGATGCCATCCACAACCGAATAAATAAAGCTCAAGAAACCGGAGTAATGGCACCTGAATTTAAAGTGACAGCACAGTTTATGGAATTATATAATGAAGATGTAATCGATCTGTTAAATCCTTCCTGTAGTAAA GATAGAATTTTTAAGATTCACGGGGACGCATATGGAGGCATCCAAGTGACGGGTATAACATTTCAGACCGTAACTTCGACTGAAGAAGCATTGCAATGTTTACGGTCGGGGGCCCTTTCTAGGACAACGGCAAGCACCCAAATGAACATCCAGTCTTCCAGATCTCATGCAATTTTTACGTTACACGTAAAACAACAACGAATTGTGCCTTCGAATGATAACACCGAGACAAACGAATTTGAAACACTCACAGCGAAATTTCACTTTGTCGATTTGGCGGGTTCTGAACGACTTAAAAGGACCGGTGCTACAGGAGAACGGGCTAAAGAAGGAATCTCTATTAATTGTGGTTTGTTAGCTTTGGGTAATGTAATATCAGCTCTGGGGGATAAATCAAAAAGAGCGCTACATATTCCTTATAGAGATTCTAAATTAACTCGATTATTACAAGATAGTCTTGGGGGTAACAGTCAAACTGTGATGATCGCTTGTGTAAGTCCGAGTGATAGGGATTTTATGGAAACTTTAAACACGTTAAGATATGCCAACAGAGCAagaaatatcaaaaataaaatatttattaatcaaGATAAGAGTTCCAAGACTATTGCACagttaaaacaacaaatagcGCAGTTACAGTTAGAGTTGGTCGAGTACAAACAAGGCAAACGCATGGTCAAGGAGGATGGTACTGTGATGATTAATGACatgttttatgaaaataacatGCTCCAAAGTGAAGTCAATAATCTCAGGACTCGAGTCAAAGCCATGCAAGATACAATCGACGCCTTAAAGCTGAAAAACACCAATCTTTTGACAGAAAAAGCTACAGGAGCGTGGATTAGCAGCGGAAGCGATAATGATGTTGCGTGCATGGTTCAAGCTTATCTTAAAGAAATCGAAGAGCTCACTGCAAAATTGATGGAGTCGAATAGCATATGCGAACAGTTGCGTAAACAAGTGAACAGACTGCAGGGATCGTACCAACAGAATATCTCGGCGATTCACTTTGACGAAAATTTAACACTAATTCAAGAAGCCAAGAAGGAACTGCAACGCGAAAAAGagattttagagaaaattcaGAACTCATCAGAAATTGAGAATTACAATGAAATTGATAGTGATAACGACTTCGACAGTGAAAGTGAAAATAAAGACGATCAAACGGAAATGAAAGACGAACTGATCACTCTCACCAACGATATCGATATGAAACAAAAACTGATCGATGAATTAGAATTAACACAAAGGCGGCTGCAAACGATGCGGCACCATTACGAAGAAAAACTGGTTCAGCTACAAGTGCGAATCAAAAACACCCAAGAAGAACGCGACAAAGTGTTGCACTCTTACAGTGCTAGTCCAGAGCCGTCggataaaataaagaaaatcaaagacgAGTACACGAAAAAATTGTCAGATATGCAGAAAGAGATGAAGAAACTGCAGGCGGCTAAAAAGGAGCACGAACAACTGCTGAGAAGTCAGAGTCAACGAGACAACCAGCTGAAATCATACAAGAACGAGTTACTTGAGATGAAGAGAGCCAAAGTGAAACTTATCAATAAAATGAAAGAGGAATcccaaaaacacaaagaatCGGAGTTGCGTAGAGTACGAGAAATAGCGCAATTAAGGAAAGAGACTCGGAAGAATGCGAACATGATTAGAACGATGGAAGCCGAGCGAAGACTGAAAGATCAAGTGTTGAAACGCAAACAAGAGGAGGTGTCTGTCTTGAGGAGAAATCAAAGAGGTCACTTTACATCTTCGGGACGTATTCGAGCTTTTTCAGAACGAAGTGCCAAGCAGAAGTGGTTCAAGGTGGAAAGTTCTATCAACAATATTGCTTTGAGTAAGAGGGGTCTGGTCGAACAAGAAGTACGAATGGAGCATTTCCTCGAGAAACGAGAAGCTTTGGGTCAGGAATTGGAAATGTTGAAAGAATCGAGGGGACAAGCAATTGAGAGGAACGAAGACCTCGCGCAGTTAGATGGTTATATCGAAGATATAAaggaaaatattaattatgtacaaaaaactATTAGTGAGATCCAACACAATGTGATTGCATTTGAAGAGGCGCAAGATACTAACGAAAGTGCCCACttacaaaacattatagataCAGTATGTGATATAAATGAAGCCAAATATCTTATTCAAAAGTTGTACAACATGATACTAAGTCAAAGTCATACGGTTGCGCAAAAAGATGCCAAGTTAAAACACAGTGAAGCAACAGTCGCTGAA ATAAAACAAGATAATCAGGTGAAAGGCCAGCTGCTTGATCATATTCTTCACAACGAAATGCCAATATTCCCGAAAGAGTTGACGACTAGCATATCGAGCAACACCAACACTAGTTCCAACGCGTCATCCAGATCGGCCTCACCCATTGATATGCA actgTCCACGTCCGACGCTCAGGTCCGAGCgaattacttaaaaattaGAAGGCGAACTGCTTTACCATCTGAGTTGCTTTTTGGCATGCGAAACCAACAGCCTATCATGACGCAGTCGTTAGATGCAAATACATTACACGTTCCAAGTGGGTCCTTTCCGGCAACACGATTCAGTTCTTCAGAGT GTTGA